One segment of Tachyglossus aculeatus isolate mTacAcu1 chromosome 16, mTacAcu1.pri, whole genome shotgun sequence DNA contains the following:
- the LUZP1 gene encoding leucine zipper protein 1: protein MAEVASGYKDAATSRHLRFKVQSLGRRLDELEEATKNLQKAEEELLELQDKVTQAEGSNSGLLAEVEALRKRVLRIEGKDEELQRAEGLCQLLRAKLEEEEGQSRGLRSEMERLQRRMAQLEKLEEAFGRSKNDCTQLCLSLHEERNLTKKITAELEALRLRVRELEASEDRLGRTERSLAAELDRLKALTLGFVSERRLFSEREKEHARRIEELTRKLELKHRIAAGLRERGELRIEDGLTPPAKEARRKGALADYLKQVENETRNQAENDKNRNQEDNKVQALRQEVERLTAQLKRYEALEEELKKMRTKNNDLHDSFLSEQNRNRLLAGQLEEIKLQVQNRRELENGEAGGGGDDDPSPAGRGRPERAKGRGPAAEPPPPRAKALELSPQPRRERPRPKEPAPHAEPAPHAEPPPSQGARPGPGATGRRAAKGPDPGRAEERPGPGPCPPAPAQGQGKKAREQPPVLSRYPPAAHEHRAWRGPARPGPEGGLKGRAEKAARVFGDLVPEERPGRVAAADAVPRAVRATRVEALGPSPEPPLPRSLPAHRAAPGPALELGGSRGGSPAPGAPAPTGGPLSEGPAPKGRRPGHGPEADPGAPPNPRGQEGEPPDCPPPGREAGGPSPATGADGGGGSCPHQTLRCRVSRPGSREKPDAEEDTALLVTATLVTTTVTPESDTKKPGARAPGRSRGAARAAALPDGDRDPEAEPVVARPARVPSGPPEGPDAPGKARRPYSPREALWSRGHIQPVIVEKDVKEVMGGGGGGGVADGPLEKPRVGPRPGAGKVTSSITIYPSDGGGGEGPRERHTSTSNIRVAPAEPPSAAAAGHVHAPVEISIHKTDLTLQLAEAERPGDASPRPRPETVVSRSSFTLRPSDSAPEGGGGQPPAETIRWKSHQPPPEGGPADGGRHVTVRSAWKSKWDVASPGAQRATTDGFDLERAGPDGPWDALEVSPRGAHSSLTASELPSGRPGISDGTPVAAWSRPPATEEGGDGPPGPRRRRHRSAERPEPPPPEAVLQQL, encoded by the exons ATGGCCGAGGTGGCGTCGGGGTACAAGGACGCGGCCACCAGCCGCCACCTGCGCTTCAAGGTGCAGAGCCTGGGGCGCCGCCTGGACGAGTTGGAGGAGGCCACCAAGAACCTGcagaaggcggaggaggagctgCTGGAGCTGCAGGACAAGGTGACCCAGGCGGAGGGCAGCAACTCGGGCCTGCTGGCCGAGGTGGAGGCCCTGCGCAAGAGGGTGCTGAGGATCGAGGGCAAGGACGAGGAGCTGCAGAGGGCCGAGGGCCTGTGCCAGCTGCTCCGGGccaagctggaggaggaggagggccagagccGCGGGCTGCGCAGCGAGATGGAGCGCCTGCAGCGGCGCATGGCCCAGCTGGAGAAGCTGGAGGAGGCCTTCGGCCGCAGCAAGAACGACTGCACCCAGCTGTGCCTGAGCCTGCACGAGGAGCGCAACCTGACCAAGAAGATCACCGCGGAGCTGGAGGCCCTGCGCCTCCGAGTCAGGGAGCTGGAGGCCTCGGAGGACCGGCTGGGCCGGACCGAGCGCAGCCTGGCCGCCGAGCTGGACCGGCTCAAGGCCCTGACCCTGGGCTTCGTCAGCGAGCGCCGCCTCTTCAgcgagagggagaaggagcacgCGCGGCGGATCGAGGAGCTCACCCGGAAGCTGGAGCTGAAGCACAGGATCGCCGCCGGCCTCCGGGAGAGGGGCGAGCTGAGGATCGAGGACGGCCTCACGCCCCCGGCCAAGGAGGCCCGGAGGAAGGGCGCCCTGGCCGACTACCTCAAGCAGGTGGAGAACGAGACCAGGAACCAGGCGGAGAACGACAAGAACCGCAACCAGGAGGACAACAAGGTCCAGGCCCTGCGCCAGGAGGTGGAGAGGCTGACGGCGCAGCTCAAGCGCTACGAGGCCCTGGAGGAGGAGCTGAAGAAGATGAGGACCAAGAACAACGACCTCCACGACAGCTTCCTCAGCGAGCAGAACCGCAACAGGCTCCTGGCCGGCCAGCTGGAGGAGATCAAGCTGCAGGTGCAGAACCGGAGGGAGCTGGAGAACGGGGAGGCGGGCGGCGGTGGCGACGACGACCCCTCCCCGGCCGGCCGAGGGAGGCCCGAGCGCGCCAAGGGACGGGGCCCGGCCGCcgagcccccgccccccagggccAAGGCCCTGGAGCTCTCCCCGCAGCCCAGGCGGGAGAGGCCGCGCCCCAAGGAGCCGGCCCCGCACGCCGAACCGGCCCCGCACGCCGAACCGCCCCCTTCGCAAggcgcccgccccggccccggtgCCACCGGACGCAGGGCCGCCAAGGGCCCGGACCCCGGGAGGGCCGAGGagcggccggggccgggcccctgTCCGCCCGCCCCGGCCCAGGGCCAGGGGAAGAAGGCCCGAGAGCAGCCACCCGTACTCAGCCGCTACCCACCGGCCGCCCATGAGCACAGGGCCTGGCGCGGCCCGGCCAGGCCGGGGCCCGAGGGTGGCCTCAAGGGGCGGGCGGAGAAGGCCGCGCGGGTATTCGGCGATCTTGTGCCCGAGGAGAGGCCCGGCAGGGTGGCCGCGGCAGATGCCGTCCCCAGGGCCGTTCGGGCCACCCGGGTGGAGGCGCTGGGCCCGTCCCCCGAGCCCCCGCTGCCTAGGAGCCTCCCGGCCCATCgagccgcccccggcccggccctggaGCTCGGGGGCAGCAGAGGCGGCTCCCCGGCCCCCGGGGCGCCGGCCCCGACCGGGGGGCCGCTCTCCGAAGGCCCGGCGCCCAAGGGCAGGCGGCCCGGCCACGGCCCCGAGGCCGACCCCGGGGCGCCCCCGAACCCCCGGGGCCAGGAAGGTGAGCCCCCGGACTGTCCCCCTCCcgggagggaggcgggagggCCGTCCCCAGCGACCGGAGCGGACGGCGGAGGCGGCAGTTGCCCGCACCAGACACTGCGCTGCAGGGTCAGCAGGCCGGGCAGTCGGGAGAAACCTGACGCCGAGGAGGACACGGCGCTGCTGGTCACGGCCACGTTGGTGACCACCACGGTCACTCCCGAATCTGACACGAAAAAGCCCGGCGCCCGGGCCCCGGGACGGTCCCGCGGGGCCGCGCGGGCCGCCGCCCTGCCCGACGGCGACCGGGACCCCGAGGCGGAGCCTGTGGTGGCCAGGCCCGCCAGGGTCCCCTCTGGCCCTCCAGAGGGTCCCGACGCCCCCGGTAAGGCCCGGAGGCCCTACAGCCCACGCGAGGCTCTGTGGTCCCGGGGCCACATACAGCCCGTCATCGTGGAGAAAGACGTCAAGGAGGTgatgggcggcggcggcggcggcggcgtggcCGACGGGCCCCTCGAGAAGCCACGGGTCGGGCCGAGGCCCGGGGCCGGCAAGGTGACCAGCAGCATAACCATCTACCCgtccgacggcggcggcggcgaaggCCCCCGGGAACGGCACACGTCCACCAGCAACATCCGCGTGGCCCCGGCCGAGccgccctccgccgccgccgctggcCACGTCCACGCCCCCGTGGAGATCTCCATCCACAAGACGGACCTCACGCTGCAGCTGGCCGAGGCCGAGAGGCCCGGCGACGCCTCCCCGCGCCCCAGGCCCGAAACCGTCGTCTCCCGGAGCAGTTTCACCCTCAGGCCTTCCGACTCGGCTCCCGAGGGCGGAGGCGGCCAGCCCCCCGCGGAGACCATCCGGTGGAAGAGCCACCAGCCGCCCCCGGAAGGCGGCCCGGCTGACGGCGGCCGCCACGTGACCGTCAGGAGCGCCTGGAAGTCCAAGTGGGACGTCGCCTCCCCGGGAGCCCAGCGGGCGACCACGGACGGCTTCGACCTGGAGCGGGCCGGGCCCGACGGCCCCTGGGACGCCCTCGAGGTCTCCCCGCGCGGGGCCCACAGCAGCCTCACGGCGTCCGAGCTGCCATCCGGCCGCCCCGGGATCTCGGACGGCACCCCTGTGGCTGCCTGGAGTCGCCCACCAGCAACG GAGGAAGGCGGAGACGGACCCCCCGGGCCCCGGCGGAGGAGGCACCGCTCTGCGGAGCGcccggagcccccccccccagaagCCGTCCTGCAACAACTGTGA